The following coding sequences are from one Leptolyngbya sp. NIES-3755 window:
- a CDS encoding hypothetical protein (similar to AA sequence:cyanobase_aa:PCC7424_2369), with translation MTLTIIENASTFNLLSWLIATASRCALTESKAFETLLINAVLVNHTERPPFWKLVLISLWRTISIFLWVILILVILSSLGRHAAFGEPNSSVAVRKANVAIENGKPVPQLQESKIKADLDTALIESRETALKVASDELDIWIADLMKRVDDPNSDGDFLDWYFGYWTQQKFGLDAVTAWGVRRFNKNSPTVKEKIQETVLQEFTNKVFRPEIAKLELKTISRDVSQVYTDELRRNLEKVRIRYNIPTADWNSYLQDLTVSVTDFNGRQVPLNLKAVAVGSVGGSVVLAKGALLAIEKVTAKIGAKVVAKAAASVSAKVGAVAGGEFLGPAATVAIIAWDAIDIHNTEVRNRPELKQNIEAYFKLMKGDIVGDGQNGIQKLIADIEDSVRKSVTTSRFPFLNF, from the coding sequence ATGACTCTGACTATCATTGAAAACGCTAGTACGTTTAATTTGCTCAGTTGGCTAATTGCTACAGCATCTAGGTGTGCGCTTACGGAGTCTAAAGCATTTGAAACTCTCTTGATTAATGCTGTTTTAGTTAACCACACAGAAAGACCACCATTCTGGAAGCTAGTCCTGATCTCCCTATGGCGAACCATCTCTATTTTCCTGTGGGTAATCTTGATTCTCGTAATTCTCTCTTCGTTAGGTAGACATGCTGCTTTTGGAGAACCCAATAGCTCCGTTGCTGTGCGTAAAGCCAATGTTGCGATCGAAAATGGAAAACCCGTTCCTCAATTACAGGAGAGTAAGATAAAAGCTGACCTTGATACTGCTCTTATAGAGTCACGCGAAACAGCACTGAAAGTTGCATCCGATGAGCTAGATATATGGATCGCTGATCTCATGAAGCGAGTTGATGATCCTAACAGTGATGGAGATTTTTTAGATTGGTATTTCGGGTATTGGACTCAGCAGAAGTTTGGCTTAGATGCGGTTACTGCATGGGGAGTGCGTAGATTTAACAAAAACTCTCCAACTGTAAAAGAGAAAATTCAAGAAACAGTGCTTCAAGAGTTCACTAACAAAGTTTTTAGACCAGAAATTGCGAAGCTTGAACTTAAGACGATTTCTAGAGATGTCTCGCAGGTCTATACTGATGAACTGAGGAGAAATCTTGAGAAAGTTCGTATTCGATACAACATTCCAACAGCCGACTGGAATTCATATCTTCAGGACTTGACCGTATCTGTAACCGATTTTAACGGTCGGCAAGTTCCTCTAAATCTCAAGGCTGTAGCTGTTGGAAGTGTAGGCGGTAGCGTAGTGTTAGCCAAAGGTGCTTTACTAGCTATCGAAAAAGTAACTGCAAAAATTGGAGCTAAGGTAGTTGCCAAGGCAGCAGCTAGCGTTTCAGCCAAAGTAGGAGCCGTTGCGGGAGGCGAATTTCTTGGACCTGCTGCAACAGTGGCAATCATAGCTTGGGACGCTATAGATATACACAATACTGAAGTTAGAAATCGACCTGAATTGAAGCAGAACATTGAAGCCTACTTCAAGCTAATGAAAGGGGATATTGTGGGGGATGGACAGAATGGAATTCAAAAATTGATTGCAGATATTGAAGACAGCGTGAGAAAAAGCGTCACTACTTCACGATTTCCATTCTTAAATTTCTAG
- a CDS encoding signal recognition particle protein (similar to AA sequence:cyanobase_aa:LBDG_28790): MFDALADRLEQAWKKVRGQDKISESNVKDALREVRRALLEADVNLQVVKDFVAEVEQNALGAEVISGVRPDQQFIEIVYNELVKVMGDANVPLAEADTAPTIVLMAGLQGTGKTTATAKLALHLRKENKKALLVATDVYRPAAIDQLIALGKQINIPVFDMGKDADPVEIARQGVERARAEGVDVVIVDTAGRLQIDESMMGELKQIKDTIQPHETLLVVDAMTGQEAANLTRTFHEQIGVTGAILTKMDGDTRGGAALSVRRISGQPIKFIGIGEKVDALQPFYPDRMASRILGMGDVLTLVEKAREEVDMAEAEKMQEKILSAQFDFTDFLKQTRLLKNMGSLGGVMKLIPGMGKMVNEEQLQKGEEQLKKAEAMIGSMTVEERKNPDLLANSPSRRKRIAKGSGHSDKEVGELVSNFQRMRSLMQQMGSGQMGLPGMGGGMPMGGLPNPFGGGNPFGGGMGGGMRPPQPGFRGYQGGGGKKKKGGKDKKKKGFGNL; encoded by the coding sequence ATGTTTGACGCTCTTGCCGATCGCTTAGAACAAGCCTGGAAAAAAGTTCGCGGTCAAGACAAAATCTCTGAATCGAATGTGAAAGATGCCTTACGGGAAGTGCGTCGTGCTTTATTGGAAGCCGATGTGAACCTGCAAGTCGTCAAAGATTTTGTCGCAGAAGTCGAACAGAATGCACTCGGAGCGGAAGTTATCTCCGGAGTCCGTCCCGATCAGCAATTTATTGAGATTGTCTACAACGAACTGGTCAAAGTCATGGGCGACGCGAATGTTCCCTTGGCTGAAGCAGACACGGCTCCTACGATCGTGCTAATGGCGGGCTTGCAAGGAACCGGGAAAACGACTGCCACCGCAAAACTCGCGCTCCATCTGCGGAAAGAAAATAAGAAAGCATTGTTGGTCGCAACAGATGTCTACCGACCTGCTGCGATCGATCAATTGATCGCGCTTGGTAAACAAATCAATATTCCCGTGTTTGACATGGGGAAAGATGCCGATCCGGTTGAAATCGCTCGTCAAGGGGTCGAAAGAGCCAGAGCCGAAGGCGTTGATGTCGTCATCGTGGATACTGCCGGACGTTTGCAGATCGACGAATCGATGATGGGTGAACTCAAGCAGATCAAGGACACGATTCAACCGCATGAAACGCTGCTCGTCGTGGATGCGATGACCGGTCAAGAAGCCGCGAATCTGACTCGGACCTTCCATGAGCAAATTGGAGTCACAGGCGCAATTCTGACCAAAATGGACGGGGACACTCGTGGGGGTGCTGCCCTTTCCGTTCGTCGAATTTCTGGACAGCCGATCAAATTCATCGGAATCGGGGAAAAAGTCGATGCGCTACAGCCGTTTTATCCCGATCGCATGGCATCGCGAATTCTCGGTATGGGCGATGTCCTCACGCTGGTTGAAAAAGCCCGCGAAGAAGTAGACATGGCAGAAGCCGAAAAAATGCAGGAGAAGATTCTTTCTGCACAATTCGACTTTACTGACTTTCTCAAACAAACTCGCCTGCTCAAAAACATGGGATCGCTCGGCGGAGTCATGAAGCTGATTCCGGGGATGGGCAAGATGGTCAATGAGGAACAGCTTCAAAAAGGGGAAGAACAACTGAAAAAAGCCGAAGCCATGATCGGTTCGATGACCGTTGAAGAGCGTAAGAATCCTGATTTGCTGGCAAATTCTCCGAGTCGTCGTAAGCGAATCGCCAAAGGTTCAGGACATTCGGATAAAGAAGTTGGCGAACTGGTGAGTAACTTCCAGAGAATGCGATCGCTGATGCAGCAAATGGGTTCTGGTCAAATGGGTCTCCCCGGTATGGGCGGCGGAATGCCAATGGGCGGACTTCCTAATCCGTTTGGTGGCGGCAATCCATTCGGTGGCGGTATGGGCGGCGGAATGCGTCCTCCCCAACCCGGATTTAGAGGCTACCAAGGCGGTGGCGGTAAGAAAAAGAAAGGCGGCAAAGACAAGAAGAAAAAAGGCTTCGGAAATTTGTAG
- a CDS encoding hypothetical protein (similar to AA sequence:cyanobase_aa:Ava_3518), translated as MVVLRGFFKIHSNSQQSFFMRFISRLGMVSLAMTVLIGASIVQSSPAVSQTQTRSTSRSQDLALLFKAADKALNVSAFQTESLTEINGSRSGLAANIQFQTRTIVQSPNRFRSEVRVGNETNPKFTIVSDGRTVSIYRSDLKQFATMPFAEFDRRNDSFVIGMSLVFYMKVAPYLRSCTIPDKRDWVAT; from the coding sequence ATGGTGGTATTGCGGGGCTTTTTCAAAATTCATTCCAATTCACAACAGAGCTTCTTTATGCGTTTTATTTCTCGACTGGGAATGGTATCGCTGGCAATGACCGTGCTCATCGGAGCGTCGATCGTACAGTCCTCACCCGCTGTTTCTCAAACTCAGACGCGATCGACTTCTCGATCGCAAGATCTCGCTCTTCTGTTCAAAGCCGCAGATAAAGCCCTGAACGTTTCTGCGTTTCAAACTGAGTCGCTGACCGAGATTAACGGTTCACGCAGCGGACTTGCAGCGAATATTCAGTTTCAAACTCGCACGATCGTGCAATCTCCGAATCGGTTTCGCTCAGAGGTCAGAGTCGGCAATGAAACGAATCCGAAATTTACGATCGTGTCAGATGGTCGAACGGTTTCGATTTATCGATCGGATCTGAAGCAGTTTGCGACGATGCCCTTTGCAGAGTTCGATCGACGGAACGATAGTTTCGTGATCGGAATGTCATTAGTGTTTTACATGAAGGTGGCTCCTTATCTCAGATCTTGCACCATTCCTGATAAGCGGGATTGGGTAGCGACTTGA
- a CDS encoding hypothetical protein (conserved hypothetical protein;~similar to AA sequence:cyanobase_aa:AM1_A0223), producing the protein METIAVHAQSLVYSLLCLMPSAYQKASLNALFGLFLEALGHPLPQSTQVKSASSLSRFLNHYSWSTRSVIRATRKAIFDQLRQHPSRRDLPLRVLIDLTTLEKCGKFLHLSTPTQNPDAPDPWVRMLNSKRGLHLVVLYLNLGNWRIPWSFRVWRGKGQASPAQLACKLLATVPTDLAAGAPVIVLADTEFGTIDFLKAVKHRRWRAVVGMRCTRKLQDGRNLKQLYRHNRRGAQIKLDGIDFPLTVSWFWLRLADGKRELRFVVSTYPYSGVYLVRLGRKRWAIEAFFKTIKHRFGLHRFGQSTKQGVYRWLILALIAYLLVHWIYQSSLLPQLDWKVASDLALSILFPSVLWFQFLRYLQEAVPIAAGYQFEIVLKSLPNPAYQEWCKI; encoded by the coding sequence ATGGAAACCATCGCTGTACACGCCCAATCGCTAGTTTATAGTCTTCTCTGCTTGATGCCTAGTGCCTACCAAAAAGCCAGTTTGAATGCGCTGTTCGGGCTATTTCTCGAAGCGCTGGGACATCCATTGCCTCAATCCACTCAGGTGAAATCAGCCAGTTCGCTCAGCCGATTTTTGAACCATTACTCGTGGTCTACGCGCAGCGTGATTCGCGCCACCCGCAAAGCGATCTTCGACCAACTGAGGCAGCATCCGTCGCGCAGAGACCTGCCGCTGCGGGTACTCATCGATCTGACAACCTTGGAGAAATGTGGCAAGTTCTTGCATCTGAGTACCCCGACCCAAAACCCGGATGCGCCTGACCCTTGGGTACGAATGCTGAATAGCAAGCGGGGACTACATTTGGTCGTGTTGTATCTCAACCTTGGCAATTGGCGCATCCCGTGGAGTTTTCGAGTCTGGCGAGGCAAGGGGCAGGCAAGTCCGGCTCAGTTAGCCTGTAAGTTACTGGCAACTGTGCCCACTGACTTGGCAGCGGGTGCGCCTGTGATTGTGCTCGCTGACACTGAGTTTGGCACGATTGACTTTCTCAAAGCAGTCAAGCATCGACGTTGGCGAGCGGTGGTCGGAATGCGCTGCACCCGCAAATTACAAGATGGGCGTAATCTCAAACAGCTTTATCGCCACAATCGGCGAGGAGCGCAGATCAAGCTTGATGGCATTGACTTCCCACTGACTGTCTCCTGGTTCTGGCTCAGACTCGCTGATGGCAAACGAGAACTGCGTTTTGTGGTTTCGACCTATCCTTACTCTGGAGTCTACCTCGTGCGCTTGGGGCGCAAGCGGTGGGCAATTGAAGCCTTCTTCAAAACCATCAAGCATCGCTTTGGTCTGCATCGCTTTGGTCAATCGACAAAGCAGGGGGTCTATCGTTGGTTAATTCTGGCTCTGATTGCCTATCTCCTCGTTCATTGGATTTACCAAAGTTCGTTGCTCCCTCAACTCGATTGGAAGGTTGCCAGTGATTTAGCTTTGTCAATTTTGTTTCCTTCTGTGCTGTGGTTCCAGTTTCTCCGATATCTCCAAGAAGCAGTTCCGATTGCTGCTGGCTATCAGTTTGAGATTGTTCTCAAGTCGCTACCCAATCCCGCTTATCAGGAATGGTGCAAGATCTGA
- a CDS encoding unknown protein (similar to AA sequence:cyanobase_aa:alr3539): MQDLSYLKEFNSLGGFGNAALQAKFSEMVPAEVQGKTERSDNGDLVVYTFPDRQRGFVYGLAINPVDSSIKQIRLTGNAKGFDLVMTETIQRRTVNPKISASTFQFTPPRDAKRVKSISLSPF; the protein is encoded by the coding sequence GTGCAAGATCTGAGTTATCTCAAAGAGTTTAATAGCCTGGGTGGATTTGGCAATGCTGCCCTACAAGCAAAATTTAGTGAGATGGTTCCCGCAGAAGTGCAGGGCAAAACTGAGCGATCGGACAATGGCGATTTGGTTGTTTACACTTTTCCCGATCGACAACGCGGTTTCGTTTATGGTTTGGCAATTAACCCGGTCGATTCATCAATCAAACAAATCCGCCTTACCGGAAATGCTAAAGGATTCGATCTTGTGATGACTGAAACCATTCAGCGACGAACCGTGAATCCAAAAATTTCCGCATCGACGTTTCAATTCACGCCACCTAGAGATGCGAAACGAGTGAAATCGATTAGCCTTTCACCGTTCTAA
- a CDS encoding base excision DNA repair protein, HhH-GPD family (similar to AA sequence:cyanobase_aa:CYB_2151), whose product MRSKTSIVTPEIQEKLIQIHDRLCKEYGCPIPYFHSLDPLSELVSALLSHRTKNADSDRAFKRLKAKFPTWEAVREASEKEIEREIISCTWADQKAIRLKQILQQITEQRGELSIDFLADLSVEEARSWLESFPGIGRKTSAAVLAFSNLRRRALPVDSHHHRVAIRLGLIPETTAVAPAHDLLEAQLPPEWTAQQVYDNHEVLMLHGQRCCFYRNPTCDRCVLLSLCPHGQSRLG is encoded by the coding sequence ATGCGATCGAAAACTTCCATCGTCACGCCCGAAATCCAGGAAAAGTTGATTCAAATTCACGATCGCTTATGCAAAGAATACGGCTGTCCGATTCCTTATTTTCACAGCCTCGATCCCTTAAGCGAATTAGTTTCGGCTCTGTTATCTCATCGGACGAAAAACGCAGATTCCGATCGAGCATTCAAACGATTAAAAGCAAAGTTTCCAACCTGGGAAGCGGTTCGAGAGGCTTCGGAAAAAGAGATCGAAAGGGAAATTATCTCTTGCACCTGGGCAGACCAAAAAGCGATTCGACTGAAACAAATTTTGCAGCAGATCACCGAACAGCGAGGCGAATTATCGATCGACTTTCTAGCTGATCTAAGTGTAGAAGAAGCCCGAAGCTGGCTCGAATCTTTCCCCGGAATTGGACGAAAAACGAGCGCTGCCGTTCTTGCCTTTAGCAATCTGCGAAGACGTGCTTTACCTGTTGATAGTCATCATCACCGAGTCGCCATCCGATTAGGATTGATTCCTGAAACAACAGCGGTCGCGCCTGCACACGATTTATTAGAGGCACAATTGCCGCCAGAATGGACAGCCCAACAGGTTTACGACAACCACGAAGTATTGATGCTACATGGACAGCGCTGTTGTTTTTATCGGAATCCGACGTGCGATCGCTGCGTTCTCCTTTCCCTTTGTCCCCACGGTCAATCTCGATTAGGGTAA
- a CDS encoding hypothetical protein (conserved hypothetical protein;~similar to AA sequence:cyanobase_aa:LBDG_41390) has product MNAPTKSKPQKQKPPLPLTLGAAAALVTGGTIAFWALTRQQQLNVMPVGASAIPQDALMVVSVSTDPGKWQQLREFGTPRSQAAFDQNLAQFRDRFLKSRGLDYQRDIQPWIGKEVTMAFLPPQAGVTVPSPGQSATLPNPQPTVMVLPIADALKAKEVLEQSPATKGGKWTERDYKGVKIRENQDSLTQSASIAVLDTTQVLVANNPTAIERAIDTVKGGASLSQTPGFGDALTQIQSENAIARLYVNIPAAANTSAVNSNRPVPPQDLARLQQNQGLAATATLANEGIQFKSISWLKPDSQRRFDTSNNAKMMPTRLPGDTLMMASGGNLQRFWQDYTEGVSANPIQFVNPEALKQGLRTTVGLDLEKDLLNWMQGEYSLSLIPAPQGAPANLPASMVFMVQTNDRRAAEEALKKLDGVMANKYAFKVEESKVEGQSVINWSLPAASVNITRGWLDGDVAFLSLGAPVAGSFLPKPPTTLAENELFRKSTQSELGAKNGHFFVDMDRVLKLQNFPLLQIPAANRSMLEGIRSIGVTAAITSDRTSRYDVFVSLQKGNPPGALP; this is encoded by the coding sequence ATGAACGCCCCGACCAAATCTAAACCTCAGAAGCAAAAACCGCCTTTACCCCTGACACTCGGTGCTGCCGCTGCACTTGTGACGGGTGGAACGATCGCATTTTGGGCATTGACCCGCCAACAGCAATTAAATGTGATGCCAGTCGGGGCAAGCGCTATTCCTCAAGATGCGCTCATGGTCGTTTCGGTCTCGACTGATCCAGGCAAATGGCAGCAATTGAGAGAATTTGGCACCCCTCGATCGCAAGCCGCCTTCGATCAGAATTTGGCACAGTTTCGCGATCGCTTTCTTAAAAGTCGCGGTTTAGATTATCAACGGGACATTCAACCCTGGATCGGTAAAGAAGTCACAATGGCGTTTCTGCCCCCTCAAGCTGGTGTGACTGTGCCATCCCCCGGACAATCCGCAACGCTTCCGAATCCTCAACCGACCGTGATGGTATTGCCGATCGCAGATGCGTTGAAAGCGAAAGAAGTTCTAGAACAATCGCCTGCAACGAAGGGTGGCAAGTGGACAGAACGCGATTACAAAGGGGTTAAAATTCGGGAAAATCAGGACTCACTGACTCAAAGTGCCTCGATCGCCGTTTTGGATACCACTCAAGTTTTAGTCGCGAACAATCCGACTGCGATCGAACGTGCGATCGATACGGTCAAAGGTGGCGCATCTTTGTCTCAAACGCCTGGATTCGGGGATGCGTTAACTCAGATTCAATCGGAAAATGCGATCGCACGTCTTTACGTCAATATTCCCGCCGCTGCAAATACATCTGCTGTAAATTCCAATCGTCCAGTTCCACCCCAAGACCTGGCAAGACTCCAACAAAATCAAGGATTAGCAGCAACCGCAACACTCGCAAATGAAGGAATTCAATTCAAAAGTATTTCGTGGCTGAAACCAGATAGCCAACGCAGATTTGATACCAGTAACAACGCTAAAATGATGCCGACCCGATTGCCGGGTGACACACTCATGATGGCATCGGGTGGAAATCTACAGCGATTCTGGCAAGATTACACCGAAGGCGTTTCTGCGAATCCGATTCAATTCGTGAATCCTGAAGCCCTGAAGCAAGGATTGAGAACAACCGTTGGACTCGATTTAGAAAAAGATTTGCTCAACTGGATGCAGGGCGAATATTCGCTCTCTCTGATTCCGGCTCCTCAAGGTGCGCCTGCAAATCTGCCAGCGAGTATGGTGTTTATGGTGCAAACCAACGATCGACGAGCCGCAGAAGAAGCGCTGAAAAAACTCGACGGTGTGATGGCGAATAAGTACGCTTTCAAAGTCGAAGAATCGAAAGTCGAAGGGCAATCTGTGATCAATTGGTCATTACCTGCGGCGAGTGTCAATATTACTCGCGGTTGGCTCGATGGTGATGTTGCATTCCTTTCACTGGGTGCGCCTGTTGCAGGCTCATTCTTACCCAAACCGCCAACGACTTTAGCTGAGAATGAACTGTTTCGCAAAAGTACCCAATCCGAACTTGGTGCAAAGAATGGTCATTTCTTTGTGGATATGGATCGAGTGCTGAAGCTGCAAAACTTCCCGCTACTCCAGATTCCCGCAGCCAATCGATCGATGTTAGAAGGCATTCGATCGATTGGTGTCACTGCTGCAATTACGAGCGATCGGACTTCTCGATATGATGTGTTCGTTTCGTTGCAGAAAGGTAATCCACCCGGAGCTTTACCCTAA
- a CDS encoding 7,8-didemethyl-8-hydroxy-5-deazariboflavin synthase (similar to AA sequence:cyanobase_aa:LBDG_33850) — translation MIDAILDKARSGIDLSPEEGVLLLRSNEVEKIREISDRLRKEQSGETVTYVVNRNINYTNICEQHCSFCAFRRDDGDEGAYWLDWTQILEKATDAVKRGATEICMQGGLNPTAKINDSSLKYYQKLVETIKSEFPHLHLHAFSPQEVQFIAREDHLTFAEVIAALRDSGVDSMPGTAAEVLDDSVRKVLCPEKIDSETWIEIVRTVHEQGVPTTSTMMSGHIETPEQQIQHLEKLRSLQKSAKQSGHIGITEFILLPFVGKEAPKPLRRRVGRDQPVLEDSLLLTAIARIYLGNWIPNHQPSWVKLGLSGAVEALKWGCNDIGGTLMEEHITSMAGAIGGTCMEVETLQNAIASLNRPYRQRDTLYRSLVALN, via the coding sequence ATGATTGATGCCATTTTAGACAAAGCTCGATCGGGAATTGATTTATCTCCTGAAGAGGGAGTACTGTTGCTGAGATCGAACGAGGTTGAGAAGATTCGCGAAATTAGCGATCGACTCCGAAAAGAACAATCCGGAGAGACTGTAACTTATGTAGTTAATCGCAACATTAATTACACCAATATCTGTGAGCAACATTGTAGTTTCTGTGCCTTTCGGAGAGATGACGGAGACGAAGGCGCGTACTGGTTGGATTGGACACAGATCTTAGAAAAAGCGACCGATGCAGTAAAACGAGGCGCGACTGAAATCTGTATGCAGGGTGGACTGAATCCGACTGCAAAAATCAATGATAGTTCGCTGAAGTACTATCAAAAGTTAGTAGAGACGATTAAATCAGAATTTCCGCACTTACATCTTCATGCTTTTTCACCGCAGGAAGTTCAATTTATTGCACGAGAAGATCATTTAACGTTTGCGGAAGTGATCGCAGCACTGAGAGATTCAGGAGTCGATTCGATGCCCGGAACGGCTGCGGAAGTGTTAGACGATTCGGTTCGGAAAGTGCTTTGTCCGGAAAAGATTGATAGTGAAACTTGGATCGAGATTGTTCGGACGGTTCATGAACAAGGTGTGCCAACGACGAGCACAATGATGTCCGGGCATATTGAAACACCAGAACAGCAAATCCAGCATTTAGAAAAATTACGATCGCTACAAAAATCCGCCAAACAATCCGGACACATCGGAATTACAGAATTCATTTTACTTCCGTTTGTTGGAAAAGAAGCTCCAAAACCTTTACGCCGCCGAGTAGGAAGAGATCAACCTGTTCTAGAAGATTCATTGTTACTGACTGCGATCGCTCGAATCTACTTAGGCAACTGGATTCCAAATCATCAGCCGAGTTGGGTCAAATTAGGACTCTCTGGAGCCGTTGAAGCTTTGAAATGGGGCTGTAATGATATCGGTGGAACCTTGATGGAGGAACACATTACCAGCATGGCAGGCGCGATCGGCGGAACTTGTATGGAAGTTGAAACCTTGCAGAACGCGATCGCATCTCTAAATCGTCCTTATCGACAGAGAGACACACTCTACCGATCGCTTGTCGCCCTAAATTAA
- a CDS encoding KaiB protein domain-containing protein (similar to AA sequence:cyanobase_aa:LBDG_33840) produces MVNCDKQRYTEGNLLLDRVSALNPHSYRSIPAFFKGIALFTPGGDLIYCIDPDKKGRWHLNLCTALQDALELPEPPHFLVPCYTATLDRWFDARANQVRVFAEAYPPVFRYRSLLNTVFESGDLAWQIAPSQEICDPIILETYRHQFPQLWENHDLVMRYEPTPAAHSAAPASPYPQGYVLRLFVSGYSAATARILQNLHALLEQSLDSPYTLKVIDIFKHPEQAETDQISATPTLIKVYPRPVRRIVGNLDDADRVLHLLGALDEGLRDD; encoded by the coding sequence ATGGTGAATTGTGACAAACAGCGATACACTGAGGGCAATCTGTTGCTCGATCGAGTGTCTGCATTGAATCCTCATTCTTATCGATCGATTCCTGCTTTCTTTAAGGGCATCGCGCTTTTTACGCCGGGAGGAGATTTAATCTACTGCATTGATCCGGACAAGAAAGGGCGATGGCATTTGAATCTGTGTACTGCGCTGCAAGATGCTCTAGAACTACCTGAACCGCCTCATTTTTTGGTTCCTTGTTATACGGCAACGCTCGATCGATGGTTTGATGCCAGAGCGAATCAAGTTCGTGTGTTTGCAGAAGCTTATCCGCCTGTGTTTCGTTATCGATCGCTGTTGAACACCGTGTTTGAATCGGGTGATTTAGCGTGGCAAATTGCTCCATCTCAAGAAATTTGCGATCCAATTATTCTCGAAACTTATCGTCATCAATTTCCGCAGCTTTGGGAAAATCATGATCTCGTGATGCGATACGAACCGACTCCCGCTGCACACTCCGCCGCGCCTGCTTCTCCTTATCCTCAAGGCTATGTTCTGCGATTGTTTGTGTCGGGTTATAGTGCGGCAACTGCACGAATTTTACAGAACTTACACGCATTATTAGAACAATCTCTGGATAGTCCTTATACGTTGAAAGTGATTGATATTTTCAAACATCCAGAGCAAGCCGAAACCGATCAGATTTCAGCAACGCCTACACTAATAAAAGTGTATCCGCGTCCGGTGCGTCGAATTGTGGGAAATTTGGACGATGCCGATCGCGTTTTACATTTGTTGGGCGCACTGGATGAAGGACTGCGAGATGATTGA
- a CDS encoding hypothetical protein (hypothetical protein CHP00245;~similar to AA sequence:cyanobase_aa:LBDG_33830) produces MNLAIQAVWAIGLILAAFAISSWQRLGLEGSLILAAGRAIVQLAVVGYVLAVVFAPPQSPFLILFVLGVLLIISAIVTRNRISQKLPILPWLIGSFLVSTIVTVAYVQLIVVQPETWYEPRFLIPLGAIVLSQAINAATISGERLFSSLNSNVLEIETHLSLGASPEQAIAQYRKDAIRAGVLPVINAMSIVGLATLPELLSGQLLGGADPISAIALQIVVLFMVAFSTILVTLLVTYGIWRQFFNSQAQLIRW; encoded by the coding sequence ATGAATTTGGCGATTCAGGCAGTTTGGGCGATCGGGCTAATTTTGGCGGCATTTGCAATTTCGTCTTGGCAGCGACTCGGACTCGAAGGAAGTCTGATTCTGGCGGCGGGACGGGCGATCGTTCAATTAGCGGTTGTTGGATACGTTTTGGCGGTCGTGTTTGCGCCTCCCCAAAGTCCGTTTCTAATTCTGTTTGTATTAGGAGTTTTGTTGATTATTAGTGCGATCGTAACCAGAAATCGAATTAGCCAAAAGTTGCCGATTCTGCCGTGGTTGATTGGATCGTTCCTAGTCAGCACAATCGTAACCGTCGCTTATGTGCAACTGATCGTGGTTCAGCCTGAAACTTGGTATGAACCGAGATTTTTGATTCCGTTGGGCGCGATCGTCCTTTCTCAAGCAATCAACGCAGCAACGATTTCAGGAGAGCGATTATTTAGTTCGCTGAATTCTAATGTACTAGAGATTGAGACGCATTTGAGTTTAGGAGCGAGTCCAGAGCAAGCGATCGCACAATATCGGAAAGATGCCATTCGAGCGGGAGTCTTGCCTGTGATCAATGCTATGTCGATCGTGGGACTGGCAACGTTACCAGAACTGCTTAGCGGTCAGCTTTTGGGAGGAGCCGATCCAATTTCTGCGATCGCGCTTCAAATCGTTGTTCTCTTTATGGTGGCATTTTCGACGATTCTGGTGACGCTGCTTGTGACCTATGGAATTTGGCGACAGTTTTTTAATTCTCAAGCTCAATTGATTCGATGGTGA